In Primulina eburnea isolate SZY01 chromosome 5, ASM2296580v1, whole genome shotgun sequence, a single window of DNA contains:
- the LOC140832841 gene encoding catalase isozyme 1-like isoform X2 produces MDPYKFRPSSTFNTPFMTTNSGLPVWDNDNSLTVGPRGPILLEDYHVVEKLANFDRERIPERVVHARGASAKGFFEVTHDITHLTCADFLRAPGVQTPVIVRFSTVIHERGSPETIRDPRGFATKFYTREGNFDLVGNNFPVFFIREGMKFPDVIHAFKPNPKSHIQENWRILDFLSHHPESLSTFSFFYDDVGIPQDYRHMEGFGVNTYTLINKAGKVHYVKFHWKPTCGVKCLLEEDAIKIGGANHSHATQDLYDSIAAGNYPEWKFFIQIMDPDHEDRFDFDPLDMTKTWPEDILPLQPVGRLVLNKNIDNFFAENEQLAFNPAFVVPGIYYSDDKLLQLRTFAYGDTQRHRLGPNYMQLPVNAPKCAHHNNHHDGFMNFMHRDEEVNYFPSRYDPCRHAERFPIPSAVLSGKREKVYLLSLLESVSL; encoded by the exons ATGGATCCGTACAAG TTCCGTCCGTCCAGTACTTTCAATACACCTTTCATGACCACGAACTCTGGACTCCCGGTGTGGGATAATGACAACTCCTTGACTGTCGGACCTCGAG GCCCGATCCTCCTGGAAGATTACCATGTGGTGGAGAAATTGGCTAATTTTGATCGTGAGAGGATCCCAGAACGTGTTGTCCATGCTAGAGGTGCCAGTGCCAAGGGCTTTTTTGAGGTCACTCATGATATTACTCACCTTACTTGTGCTGATTTCCTCCGGGCTCCAGGAGTTCAGACACCTGTTATTGTTCGATTCTCCACTGTCATCCATGAACGAGGAAGCCCTGAAACCATCAGGGATCCCAGAGGCTTTGCGACGAAATTTTACACCAGAGAG GGGAACTTTGATTTGGTGGGAAACAATTTCCCTGTCTTTTTTATTCGTGAAGGAATGAAATTCCCAGACGTGATTCATGCATTCAAACCCAATCCAAAGTCCCACATTCAGGAGAACTGGAGAATCCTGGACTTCCTCTCCCACCATCCGGAGAGTTTGAGTACGTTCTCCTTCTTCTATGATGATGTGGGCATTCCACAAGATTACAGGCACATGGAAGGTTTTGGTGTTAACACTTATACTCTGATCAACAAGGCCGGAAAAGTACATTATGTGAAATTTCATTGGAAGCCTACTTGTGGAGTGAAGTGTCTATTGGAGGAAGATGCTATTAAGATTGGAGGAGCTAACCACAGCCACGCCACCCAGGATCTCTATGATTCAATTGCAGCTGGCAACTATCCAGAGTGGAAATTTTTTATCCAGATCATGGATCCTGATCATGAAGACAGATTCGACTTTGATCCACTCGATATGACCAAGACTTGGCCTGAGGACATCCTACCCTTGCAGCCTGTTGGGCGGCTGGTGTTGAACAAGAACATTGATAATTTCTTTGCAGAGAATGAACAGCTTGCGTTTAACCCTGCTTTTGTTGTCCCTGGAATTTACTATTCTGATGACAAGCTACTTCAATTGAGGACATTTGCTTATGGCGATACTCAGAGGCACCGTCTTGGGCCAAACTATATGCAGCTTCCAGTTAATGCCCCTAAATGTGCCCATCACAACAATCACCACGACGGTTTCATGAACTTCATGCACCGGGATGAGGAG GTAAACTATTTCCCATCAAGGTACGATCCTTGTCGTCATGCTGAAAGGTTCCCCATTCCTTCGGCGGTGCTGTCAGGGAAGCGGGAGAAGGTATATCTTCTCAGTTTGCTC
- the LOC140831711 gene encoding glutathione S-transferase T2-like, which yields MPEENTSSQNSQIPPNYPYFPYPPNYPHNPYPPNYPYGQYPPNYPYNPYPPNYSSNPCATGMPFTSPTENEPFTPTFVPETQLSDRESPIELPNLDKADSGIAGRRKRSTWSKVEDEVLARSFVTISDDPIVGNDQKADAFWGRVASYYNENRTPGTPSRIASVIRSHWHNTIQKKVYRFNANYNSVYSAYRSGHSDEDILRLAYEKYREENNGVAFNLEHVWRIVKDRPMFTPQSVDHHVSTKKARTSESGASNTSSNQDASLHVDLNEEETRPMGHKAAKRKGKGKMKSDIEGMTINLDKMFAKFTEYTSVKKVEVEMKQKQLEVDEMKAKAALAKVELKEYAILSKDTSQMTEAQLSLHEHLCEKIRARWNL from the coding sequence ATGCCGGAGGAAAATACTTCTTCCCAAAATTCACAAATTCCCCCAAATTATCCATATTTTCCTTATCCACCAAATTATCCACATAATCCATACCCACCAAATTATCCATATGGTCAATATCCACCAAATTATCCATATAATCCATATCCACCAAATTATTCATCTAATCCATGTGCAACCGGTATGCCTTTTACATCTCCGACAGAAAATGAACCGTTTACTCCAACTTTTGTTCCGGAGACTCAACTTTCTGACCGTGAATCCCCAATCGAACTTCCGAATTTGGATAAGGCGGATTCTGGCATTGCTGGTAGGAGAAAGCGGTCAACATGGAGTAAAGTTGAAGACGAGGTTTTAGCGAGATCATTTGTCACTATCAGCGATGATCCAATTGTCGGCAACGATCAGAAGGCGGATGCTTTTTGGGGACGTGTTGCAAGCTACTACAATGAAAATCGTACTCCAGGTACACCCAGCAGAATTGCAAGTGTCATACGATCGCACTGGCACAATACCATACAAAAAAAGGTATATCGCTTCAATGCAAATTACAATAGTGTATATAGTGCGTATCGTAGCGGCCACAGTGATGAGGATATATTGCGGCTTGCGTATGAAAAATATCGTGAGGAAAATAACGGCGTTGCATTTAATCTCGAGCATGTGTGGAGAATCGTAAAAGACCGGCCAATGTTTACTCCACAGTCCGTCGATCATCATGTTAGCACAAAGAAGGCGAGGACCTCAGAGTCAGGGGCAAGCAACACGTCATCTAACCAAGATGCAAGTCTACATGTAGACTTAAATGAAGAAGAAACTCGTCCAATGGGTCATAAGGCAGCAAAGAGAAAGGGAAAAGGGAAAATGAAATCTGACATTGAAGGTATGACGATTAATTTGGACAaaatgtttgcaaaatttacTGAGTATACAAGCGTAAAAAAGGTTGAAGTTGAAATGAAACAAAAACAACTCGAAGTTGATGAGATGAAAGCAAAAGCTGCCTTAGCCAAAGTTGAACTAAAAGAATACGCAATCCTTTCGAAAGACACTTCACAAATGACAGAAGCGCAACTTAGCCTCCACGAACATCTATGTGAAAAGATTAGGGCGAGATGGaatttgtaa